GTGGCGGCGGAGGAGGGTGTGAGGAGTACGGAGAAGGAGAATATGATCTATAGGTAGGCGGCGGCGGAGGGGCAGTAGAGTAATAGTAGCTAGAAGGAGGGGGTATTTGGTAATCCTGGGGGTTTGGAGATTCACGAATAGCGAGCTTCAGTCGGATCTTACCGTGAGGACGACCCGAGGGTCGTCGGAGCTCAAAAGTTCTGATTTTGTTCGGATCATCCAAGTTAACAAGCTCCTTCAACGGAATCCTAAGTGTACCGACTAAAGGTTTGGGAGTTTCTGAGGGTTTGGAATGGAATACCTCGAGAGTGAGGACAGCATCGTGAGGAGATTGGGGAAGATGGAGGACGAACCGCTCGTTCCAAACGGGTCGGGTATTACCGGAATCATCAGCTTGAGTGGCGCGCCGGTTGTCCGGGTCGACCCAAAAGATGAGATAGGGCTTGAGATCGCCGTGATGCCAATTGACATTTTTGAGGTGCTTGGCGGAGACGATGGTGATTTCGAGATCGTAGGGTTTCGATGGAGGGCGAGAAGAAGAACCAGTTGCCATGGTTGATTTTAGGAAAATCGATGGTAACGTCCGCCGCGTATGGGCAGTGGATTT
This sequence is a window from Nicotiana sylvestris chromosome 3, ASM39365v2, whole genome shotgun sequence. Protein-coding genes within it:
- the LOC104228540 gene encoding protein SRC2 homolog; this translates as MATGSSSRPPSKPYDLEITIVSAKHLKNVNWHHGDLKPYLIFWVDPDNRRATQADDSGNTRPVWNERFVLHLPQSPHDAVLTLEVFHSKPSETPKPLVGTLRIPLKELVNLDDPNKIRTFELRRPSGRPHGKIRLKLAIRESPNPQDYQIPPPSSYYYSTAPPPPPTYRSYSPSPYSSHPPPPPPASPSPPPPPSHSYPCGSYSDPYASYYPGYYSQPPPPPRPFVERQSSYGGGLGSRPSAPADYPPNYDQKRSGKMGMGTGLAVGAAAGALGGLALGEGLKYEEHKIAGRVENNIASRDDYSNYSVEY